A region from the Lolium perenne isolate Kyuss_39 chromosome 4, Kyuss_2.0, whole genome shotgun sequence genome encodes:
- the LOC127346662 gene encoding F-box protein At5g03100-like: protein MSGVDLFSTLPDHVLQHVLSFLPSRNAVSSSALSRRWRHQWRSSPALRVPGPDASTFINRFLLLRDGVSPLRTLEIDVGHCSNEYDDDDVDMWIRHGALTCQTLAFAASAEQPSEMLRLTRGPLAARHLTTLRLRSVRIDGDFLDLSRCPALLHLCLSKCLLDCKTIASSSLRRLSLADCSFVSSTKTSTRIATPSLRWLHLEGPPRCLLESMPSLTAATVLLLWGKEAKDCGSRSMLLDALSEATTLELMASSSRGQAILQRDLKWCPTFSKLKTLVLNDWCIYDDKSELACLLWHSPVLEKLTFEFSKKPSYELKTKGSYDTVTSEQKTFERLETVEIKCQEVGRRVFKVLRVLSACGVPLAKISIQGSCSQSERFNFACTSFSFIES from the exons ATGAGCGGCGTCGACCTCTTCAGCACGCTGCCGGACCACGTCCTCCAGCACGTGCTCTCCTTCCTCCCGTCGCGCAACGCCGTCTCGTCCTCCGCGCTCTCCCGCCGCTGGCGCCACCAATGGAGATCCAGCCCCGCCCTCCGCGTCCCCGGCCCGGACGCCTCCACCTTCATCAACCGCTTCCTACTCCTCCGGGACGGCGTCTCGCCGCTGCGCACGCTCGAGATCGACGTCGGCCACTGCAGCAACGagtacgacgacgacgacgtcgacATGTGGATCCGGCACGGCGCGCTGACGTGTCAGACGCTCGCTTTCGCCGCCAGCGCGGAGCAGCCTTCCGAGATGCTCAGGCTCACGCGCGGGCCGCTCGCCGCCCGGCACCTGACGACGCTGCGCCTCCGCTCCGTCAGAATCGACGGGGACTTCCTCGACCTCTCCCGCTGCCCGGCGCTGCTGCATCTCTGCCTCAGCAAATGCCTCCTCGACTGCAAGACCATCGCGTCGAGCTCGCTGCGGCGTCTCAGCCTCGCCGACTGTTCATTCGTTTCGTCCACCAAGACGAGCACCAGGATCGCCACGCCCAGCCTCCGCTGGCTGCACCTGGAGGGACCTCCTCGGTGCCTTCTCGAGAGCATGCCGTCGTTAACTGCGGCGACCGTGCTGCTTTTGTGGGGCAAAGAGGCTAAGGACTGCGGCAGCCGTAGCATGCTTCTTGATGCCCTGTCGGAGGCGACGACTTTGGAGCTCATGGCTTCGTCTTCCCGTGGACAG GCTATTTTGCAAAGGGATTTGAAATGGTGTCCTACATTTAGCAAGCTGAAGACTCTGGTGCTTAATGACTGGTGCATATATGACGACAAAAGTGAGCTTGCGTGTCTTCTTTGGCACTCACCAGTTCTTGAGAAGCTCACTTTTGAATTTTCCAAG AAACCATCGTATGAGTTGAAAACAAAAGGAAGCTATGATACAGTTACATCTGAGCAGAAAACGTTTGAGCGCCTTGAGACCGTAGAAATTAAGTGTCAAGAAGTCGGTAGAAGGGTTTTCAAGGTCTTGAGGGTGTTAAGTGCATGTGGAGTACCTCTCGCCAAAATCAGCATCCAAGGAAGCTGCTCACAATCTGAAC GTTTTAATTTTGCCTGCACAAGTTTCAGCTTCATAGAGAGTTGA
- the LOC127292048 gene encoding proteasome subunit beta type-5, whose product MRLDTSALDNHFAAAAGNEFSGILATDNLPSLEFPEVATCNDFDGFQKATKEMLNHKKGTTTLAFIFDKGVIVAADSRASMGGYISSQTVRKIIEINPYMLGTMAGGAADCQFWHRNLGVKCRLHELANKRRISIAGSSKTLANILYSYRGMGLSIGTMIAGFDETGPGLYYVDSEGARLKGTRFSVGSGSLYAYGILDEGYKFNMPIEEAAELARRAIYHATHRDGASGGCVSVYYVGPDGWKKLSGDDVGELHYQYNPVQEAFVEQQMAEVPAA is encoded by the exons ATGAGGCTGGACACCTCCGCCCTCGACAACcacttcgccgccgccgccggcaacgAGTTCAGCGGGATCCTCGCCACCGACAACCTGCCCTCCCTCGAGTTTCCCGAGGTCGCCACCTGCAACGAC TTCGATGGGTTCCAGAAGGCGACCAAGGAGATGCTCAACCACAAGAAGGGAACGACCACACTCGCCTTCATCTTCGACAAGGGCGTCATCGTCGCCGCCGACTCCCGTGCCAGCATGGGCGGGTACATAT CTTCACAAACTGTGAGGAAAATCATTGAGATCAATCCCTACATGCTGGGGACGATGGCTGGAGGGGCTGCTGATTGCCAATTTTGGCATAGAAACTTGGGTGTCAAG TGCCGGCTCCATGAGCTCGCGAACAAGCGAAGGATCTCTATTGCTGGTTCTTCAAAGACATTGGCCAATATCCTTTATTCATATCGTGGGATGGGTCTTTCAATCGGTACAATGATTGCTGGATTTGATGAAACA GGTCCGGGCTTGTACTATGTTGATAGTGAGGGTGCAAGGCTCAAGGGAACCCGGTTCTCTGTTGGTTCTGGTTCTCTATATGCTTATGGTATCTTGGATGAGGG TTACAAATTCAACATGCCAATTGAGGAAGCTGCTGAGTTAGCTCGGCGGGCTATCTATCATGCAACACACCGTGACGGTGCAAGTGGTGGCTGTGTTAGTG TCTACTACGTTGGCCCTGATGGATGGAAGAAGCTCTCAGGAGATGATGTCGGGGAGCTGCACTACCAGTACAACCCAGTTCAGGAAGCTTTTGTCGAACAGCAAATGGCCGAGGTCCCTGCTGCATGA